From a single Cytophagales bacterium WSM2-2 genomic region:
- the porP_2 gene encoding membrane protein: MKYFFLFTITFVASTLFAQQDPLYSQYYNNPMLINPAFAGSTERLYAGIAYRSQWAGVDGGPKTFNLNGHIALMDNKVGLGVLAVQDQIGDIKNTQYGVTGAYRIKLSKSVFSFGMQMGAIRYATDPGAVKVQNNPDPAFSQFSETKFNTGVGVMLQSEKYVISLSVPKILASTVSQGGQDIQIYSQNYYLYGSYLHFVSKDVQFKPSALLRITKGSAVSADLNCNFILKQQYTAGVFTRNLNTYGVLLQAIMSNYRLGYVFEVPGKGSALNFVTHEVSLAISLDLLNAHNHSATGL; encoded by the coding sequence ATGAAATATTTTTTCCTTTTCACAATCACATTTGTTGCTTCCACACTTTTTGCTCAGCAGGATCCGCTATACTCACAATACTACAACAATCCGATGTTGATCAACCCGGCATTCGCTGGTAGCACCGAACGACTTTATGCAGGCATTGCCTACCGGAGTCAGTGGGCAGGAGTTGATGGCGGACCAAAAACTTTTAACCTGAATGGTCACATCGCTCTTATGGACAATAAGGTCGGATTGGGTGTGCTTGCTGTACAAGATCAGATTGGAGACATTAAGAATACGCAATATGGTGTTACAGGGGCATACCGGATAAAACTCTCGAAGTCAGTTTTTTCTTTCGGTATGCAAATGGGGGCAATTCGTTATGCCACTGATCCGGGTGCTGTTAAAGTTCAAAACAACCCTGACCCTGCTTTTAGTCAATTCAGTGAAACAAAATTTAATACCGGTGTAGGTGTCATGCTGCAAAGCGAGAAGTATGTCATCAGTCTTTCTGTGCCGAAAATACTTGCGAGCACAGTCAGTCAGGGCGGGCAAGACATACAGATTTACAGTCAGAATTACTACCTCTACGGATCATACTTGCATTTTGTAAGCAAGGATGTTCAGTTTAAGCCTTCGGCATTGTTGCGAATCACCAAGGGTTCTGCTGTCTCTGCAGATTTGAATTGCAATTTTATTTTAAAGCAACAATACACGGCCGGTGTCTTCACCCGGAATCTGAACACCTACGGAGTTTTATTACAGGCAATTATGAGCAATTATCGCCTGGGATATGTCTTCGAAGTTCCGGGGAAAGGGTCTGCTCTGAATTTTGTAACACACGAAGTAAGCCTGGCAATCTCGTTGGATTTGCTTAATGCTCACAACCATTCAGCTACAGGATTGTAA